One part of the Vicia villosa cultivar HV-30 ecotype Madison, WI linkage group LG6, Vvil1.0, whole genome shotgun sequence genome encodes these proteins:
- the LOC131612224 gene encoding receptor-like kinase TMK4, whose translation MKILLNQQTVFLSILFFIISIAITNAEYQEADYMSHLIKSLTPTPSTWSNTTHYCKWNGIFCKSNRVVSINLPSSSLSGTLPPHLYALTNLTRIDLHNNSLNGPLANFSGLGALEAIYLGHNNFNTIPNGCFQAIPSLQILNLSNNLNLQQWTFTKNLIDSYFLRVLDLEATNIGESLPSEMFDPYPRLDIVVLSHNNIVGPLPQSLGSSVVRYLRVNNQENQNGFNDTLDVISSMTFLRQAWLNNNFFQGSIPNRFASTNLSDLQLQSNWLIGLVPPSLLALTSLNNISLDDNFFQGPIPVFPKRVKATWKGNPFCESHAGHCDPQITIGDGFPLLLTSFVNLTLAGNKLTGLIPESLTTLPNLQLLDISHNNLSGKIPNFSSKVKLFTQGNPLLGLNISGDGRGKNATHSGDDVPTRKSGGEKDWLKYVWIAGASVGFIIFIGLIIYYRKECLILVQRWIFRGTIKSSHHIVENFMESYKLSVPIKQYRYAEVKRMTNSFRDKLGQGGYGTVYKASLSDGRQVAVKVIKESKGNGEEFINEVASISRTSHVNIVSLLGFCYGNKRALIYEFMSKGSLDNFILKSGSSDSVCSLDWNTLSKIAMGIARGLEYLHQGCISRILHLDIKPQNILLDEDFCPKISDFGLAKICQRDDSVVSILGARGTIGYIAPEVFSRTNGRVSVKSDVYSYGMLILDMIGRRKNSGARDSCTSEYFPDWIYKDLEQENNSKNCIENSEEENDMVRKITMVSLWCIQTKPSDRPSISKVIEMLQGPLQSVPYPPKPFLYSPEIPILQTSCVPSSSLSETKSSTLSKNGSIKTNKFSKDNNEDVIVV comes from the exons ATGAAGATATTACTAaaccaacaaactgttttcttatCCATCCTCTTTTTCATTATTTCAATTGCTATTACTAATGCAGAATACCAAGAGGCAGATTACATGTCCCATCTTATAAAATCACTCACTCCAACTCCTTCTACTTGGTCTAATACCACTCACTACTGCAAATGGAATGGTATCTTTTGCAAATCTAATCGAGTTGTGTCCATTAACCTTCCATCAAGCTCACTCTCCGGAACACTCCCTCCCCATCTCTACGCTCTCACTAATCTCACTCGCATCGATCTCCACAACAATTCACTCAACGGTCCTTTGGCTAACTTTTCTGGTCTAGGCGCCCTCGAAGCCATATACCTCGGCCACAATAATTTTAACACAATCCCAAACGGTTGCTTTCAAGCAATTCCGTCTCTTCAAATACTTAACCTTAGCAATAACTTGAATCTACAACAATGGACTTTTACTAAGAATTTAATTGATTCCTACTTTTTGCGTGTCCTTGATCTTGAAGCTACAAATATCGGAGAATCATTACCATCGGAAATGTTTGATCCCTACCCGAGGCTAGATATTGTTGTTCTTTCGCACAACAACATCGTGGGACCACTTCCTCAGTCTCTTGGGAGTTCGGTAGTAAGATATTTAAGGGTCAATAACCAAGAGAATCAGAATGGATTTAATGACACACTTGATGTGATATCATCCATGACATTCTTGCGTCAAGCGTGGCTTAACAACAACTTTTTTCAGGGTTCAATTCCTAACAGGTTTGCTTCGACAAATTTGTCTGACCTGCAGCTTCAATCAAATTGGTTAATCGGTTTGGTTCCGCCTTCATTGCTAGCTCTCACTAGCTTGAACAACATCTCTTTGGACGACAATTTTTTCCAAGGACCAATACCTGTGTTTCCCAAGCGCGTCAAGGCAACTTGGAAAGGAAATCCTTTTTGTGAAAGCCATGCAGGACATTGTGATCCACAAATTACAATTGGTGATGGATTTCCTCTTTTATTGACAAGTTTCGTGAACTTAACTCTTGCTGGAAATAAATTGACAGGTTTGATACCAGAGAGTCTAACAACATTGCCTAATCTTCAACTTCTTGATATTTCTCATAACAATCTGTCGGGAAAAATTCCCAATTTTTCATCCAAGGTTAAGTTATTTACCCAAGGAAATCCTTTGCTTGGCCTAAATATTTCCGGAGATGGTAGAGGTAAAAATGCAACTCATTCCGGAGATGATGTTCCAACAAGAAAAAGTGGAGGTGAAAAGGATTGGCTTAAATATGTTTGGATAGCAG GAGCATCTGTtggatttataatatttattggattgattatttattatcGTAAGGAGTGTCTTATTTTAGTACAAAGATGGATATTTAGGGGAACAATAAAATCTAGTCATCATATTGTGGAGAATTTTATGGAAAGTTATAAACTGTCAGTGCCGATAAAACAATATAGATATGCAGAAGTGAAAAGAATGACAAACTCATTTCGAGATAAATTAGGTCAAGGAGGATATGGTACTGTGTACAAAGCAAGCTTATCTGATGGTCGTCAAGTGGCTGTGAAAGTAATAAAAGAGTCCAAGGGAAATGGAGAAGAATTCATAAATGAAGTTGCTAGCATTAGTAGAACATCACACGTCAATATTGTCTCACTTTTGGGTTTTTGTTATGGAAACAAAAGAGCGTTGATATATGAATTCATGTCCAAAGGGTCACTGGATAATTTCATCCTTAAAAGTGGGTCTTCTGATTCTGTTTGTAGTTTGGATTGGAACACATTATCCAAAATTGCAATGGGCATTGCTCGTGGATTAGAATACTTGCATCAAGGATGTATTTCAAGGATATTGCATCTTGATATCAAACCTCAAAATATTCTTTTGGATGAAGATTTTTGCCCAAAAATATCTGATTTTGGACTAGCTAAAATATGTCAAAGAGATGATAGTGTTGTGTCTATACTTGGTGCACGAGGAACTATAGGATATATAGCTCCAGAAGTATTTAGTCGAACAAATGGCAGAGTTTCTGTCAAATCAGATGTATACAGTTATGGTATGTTAATTTTAGATATGATTGGAAGAAGAAAGAATTCAGGCGCTAGAGATTCATGTACTTCTGAATATTTTCCAGATTGGATTTATAAAGATCTTGAACAAGAAAATAACTCTAAGAATTGTATAGAAAATTCGGAGGAAGAGAATGATATGGTGAGAAAAATTACTATGGTAAGTCTATGGTGCATTCAAACAAAACCATCAGATAGACCTTCAATTAGTAAAGTAATAGAAATGCTACAAGGACCACTTCAGTCGGTTCCATATCCTCCCAAACCTTTTTTATATTCTCCTGAAATTCCAATATTGCAAACTTCATGTGTGCCTTCAAGCAGTTTGTCAGAGACAAAGTCATCAACCTTATCGAAGAATGGTTCCATAAAAACAAATAAGTTCAGCAAAGACAACAATGAAGATGTGATTGTAgtgtaa